From Candidatus Neomarinimicrobiota bacterium, the proteins below share one genomic window:
- the gatC gene encoding Asp-tRNA(Asn)/Glu-tRNA(Gln) amidotransferase subunit GatC: MSISREEVLHIAKLARLSLSEEEITMYTHQLGDILNYVQKLNELNIDDVEPMKHVLDMVNVLREDKDLPSLSREDVLKNAPEHDKEFFKVPRVLRTE; this comes from the coding sequence ATGTCCATCTCCCGTGAAGAAGTGTTACATATTGCAAAATTGGCCCGACTGAGTCTCTCGGAAGAAGAGATCACCATGTATACCCATCAATTGGGCGATATTCTGAATTATGTTCAAAAACTCAATGAATTAAATATTGATGATGTTGAACCCATGAAGCATGTCCTGGATATGGTCAACGTTCTCCGGGAGGATAAAGATCTCCCCTCTCTTTCCCGGGAAGATGTTTTGAAAAATGCCCCCGAACACGATAAAGAATTTTTCAAAGTCCCCCGTGTGTTGAGGACGGAGTGA
- a CDS encoding diaminopimelate decarboxylase, with translation MDNVFDFLTKKRAFQVKETVGTPVYIYDEKGLRRAAEEVLHFPHAFGYRARYAMKANSNAYILRLFNNLGLHFDASSGYEAERALLARIEGKKIQITAQEYPANLKDLIQQGVLFNASSCRQLERYGKDFPGSAVSVRINPGIGSGHNNRTNVGGLSSSFGIWHEWIPNVRVIAEKYGLKITKLHTHIGSGSDPKTWQRVVDMSLQAVREFPDVKTLNLGGGYKVARNPAEKTTDLQVIGQSVKEAFKAFYTETGRKLDLEIEPGTYLVAASGILLAQVMDKIPTGKEGYTFLKLDTGMNDLTRTTLYGSVHPVKVYPAGEKKLEKKEKVVIVGHCCESGDIFTPAPGDPEGIQPLELPEVQVGDLLALGVAGAYCASMSLTNYNSFPQIPEVLITSDGNMKLLRKRQTVQNMVALECDKELRVESGE, from the coding sequence ATGGACAACGTATTTGATTTTCTGACGAAAAAGCGGGCATTTCAAGTGAAGGAAACAGTGGGTACTCCGGTATATATATATGATGAGAAGGGTTTGCGCCGAGCTGCCGAAGAGGTGCTCCATTTTCCCCATGCCTTTGGTTACAGGGCCCGGTATGCCATGAAAGCCAATTCCAATGCTTATATATTGCGGCTTTTTAACAATCTTGGCCTCCATTTTGATGCCAGCTCGGGTTATGAGGCTGAACGGGCACTCCTTGCCCGTATTGAAGGAAAAAAAATCCAGATAACAGCCCAGGAATATCCTGCCAATTTGAAAGATTTAATCCAACAAGGTGTTCTGTTTAATGCCTCCTCTTGCCGGCAACTTGAACGTTATGGCAAGGATTTTCCAGGAAGTGCCGTGAGTGTCCGAATCAACCCGGGGATTGGTTCCGGACACAATAACCGGACCAATGTAGGGGGACTTTCAAGCAGTTTCGGCATTTGGCATGAATGGATACCAAATGTCCGTGTAATTGCAGAAAAATATGGACTGAAAATCACGAAATTGCATACCCATATCGGATCCGGCAGTGATCCCAAAACATGGCAACGGGTTGTGGATATGAGTTTGCAGGCAGTTCGGGAATTCCCTGATGTGAAAACCCTGAACCTGGGGGGCGGATATAAGGTTGCACGGAATCCGGCAGAAAAAACGACTGATTTGCAGGTTATCGGACAGTCGGTAAAAGAAGCTTTTAAAGCATTTTATACAGAAACAGGCAGAAAACTGGATCTGGAAATCGAACCGGGGACCTATTTGGTGGCAGCCTCAGGCATTTTACTGGCACAGGTGATGGATAAGATCCCTACAGGAAAAGAAGGATATACTTTTTTGAAATTGGATACGGGGATGAACGATTTGACCCGGACAACCCTCTATGGATCTGTACATCCTGTAAAAGTCTATCCGGCGGGTGAAAAGAAACTGGAAAAAAAGGAAAAAGTTGTGATTGTGGGGCACTGTTGTGAAAGCGGAGACATTTTTACACCGGCCCCGGGAGATCCTGAGGGAATTCAACCCCTGGAACTACCGGAAGTCCAAGTAGGCGACCTGCTGGCTTTGGGTGTTGCCGGTGCATATTGCGCGTCCATGTCCCTGACCAATTATAACTCCTTTCCCCAGATTCCTGAAGTTTTGATCACAAGTGATGGAAACATGAAACTTCTCCGTAAACGGCAAACCGTTCAGAATATGGTTGCACTTGAATGTGATAAAGAGTTGAGAGTTGAGAGTGGAGAGTAG
- a CDS encoding CTP synthase: MNIPKKTKFIFVTGGVISGLGKGISAASIAYLLKESGLRVTIQKFDPYLNVDPGTMSPFQHGEVYVTEDGTETDLDLGHYERFLDQNMCRENSCTSGQIYNAVLDKERKGDYLGATVQVIPHVTNAIQERFTAILEKNDYDVVITEVGGTVGDIEGLPFLEAIRQFELSLERGQYANVHVTFMPFIKTSGEIKTKPTQHSVNKLREIGIYPDIILCRTERPMMDTSTRDKIALFCNVRRESVLELHDAFTIYEVPLLLYRQQFLDVIQKYLNVTYKKEVNTERLRDIVYRIKNPSDQVNIAVVGKYTGLADAYKSICEAFVHAGAENDVKVNVLWVESENLESSSEDHIRNQLKDADGILVPGGFGDRGIEGKISAVRYAREKGVPFLGICLGLQVAVIECSRNLAGLDQANSTEFDSQTPHPVIDLMKEQKGVQKKGGTMRLGTYECKLKPETLIQKAYESTHISERHRHRYEVNNAYRDVLSNNGLIFSGINPTLNLVEAIELKEHPWFVGVQFHPELKSRVTKAHPLFRELVRASYQYKKEKS; encoded by the coding sequence ATGAACATACCGAAAAAAACAAAATTCATCTTTGTCACTGGCGGTGTGATTTCCGGTCTTGGAAAAGGGATTTCCGCCGCATCAATTGCCTACCTTTTAAAAGAGAGCGGACTCCGGGTGACGATTCAAAAATTTGATCCCTACCTCAATGTAGATCCGGGAACCATGAGTCCTTTCCAGCATGGTGAAGTGTATGTGACAGAAGATGGAACCGAGACGGATCTCGATTTGGGCCATTATGAACGATTTCTCGATCAGAATATGTGCCGTGAGAATTCATGTACGTCTGGACAGATTTACAATGCCGTTTTGGATAAGGAACGGAAGGGTGATTACCTGGGTGCCACAGTTCAGGTCATTCCCCATGTGACCAATGCCATTCAGGAAAGGTTTACGGCTATCCTGGAGAAAAATGATTATGATGTGGTGATTACCGAGGTAGGAGGGACCGTCGGCGATATTGAAGGACTTCCTTTTCTGGAAGCTATCCGACAGTTTGAATTAAGTCTTGAACGAGGACAATATGCCAATGTCCATGTGACATTCATGCCCTTCATTAAAACATCCGGTGAAATTAAAACAAAACCGACACAACATTCTGTGAATAAACTACGGGAAATCGGGATTTATCCGGATATTATTCTTTGCAGGACCGAACGGCCCATGATGGATACATCCACCCGGGATAAAATCGCTCTCTTTTGCAATGTCCGAAGAGAAAGTGTCCTTGAACTTCATGATGCCTTCACGATTTATGAAGTTCCCCTGTTGCTCTATCGCCAACAGTTCCTGGATGTGATTCAGAAATATCTGAATGTGACCTACAAAAAAGAGGTCAATACGGAAAGACTCAGAGACATTGTATACCGGATTAAAAACCCTTCTGATCAGGTGAATATTGCAGTGGTGGGGAAATATACAGGTCTTGCAGATGCCTACAAGAGTATTTGTGAAGCTTTTGTCCATGCCGGGGCGGAAAATGATGTGAAGGTCAATGTCCTTTGGGTCGAATCGGAAAATCTGGAATCGTCGTCGGAAGATCACATCCGGAATCAATTGAAAGATGCCGACGGTATCCTGGTCCCCGGTGGATTTGGTGACCGGGGCATCGAAGGGAAAATCTCAGCAGTCCGGTATGCCCGGGAAAAAGGAGTCCCCTTTCTGGGAATTTGTCTGGGACTCCAGGTAGCGGTTATTGAATGTTCCCGGAATCTGGCCGGACTCGATCAGGCAAACAGCACAGAATTTGATTCTCAGACTCCCCATCCTGTGATTGATCTGATGAAAGAACAGAAAGGTGTCCAGAAAAAAGGGGGAACCATGCGCCTGGGAACCTATGAGTGTAAGTTGAAACCGGAAACTCTCATTCAAAAGGCTTATGAGTCAACCCACATTTCTGAAAGGCACCGGCACCGGTATGAGGTGAATAATGCCTACCGGGATGTATTATCCAATAATGGACTGATCTTTTCCGGAATTAACCCTACACTCAATCTGGTAGAAGCCATCGAATTGAAGGAACATCCCTGGTTTGTCGGAGTTCAGTTCCATCCCGAACTGAAATCCCGGGTTACCAAAGCCCACCCGCTTTTCCGTGAACTGGTCCGGGCTTCGTATCAATATAAAAAAGAAAAAAGTTGA
- the trxB gene encoding thioredoxin-disulfide reductase has product MSEDIRKVIIIGSGPAGLTAAIYAARAGLNPLVLEGMEPGGQLMTTTEVENYPGFPEGTNGPEMMDLFRKQAVKFGAEPHFKVVNKVDFSKRPFTVWTDDNTMYRSDTVIIATGASAKYLGLESEQKLRGYGVSACATCDGFFYKDKDIVVVGGGDTAMEEALFLTRFGKKVTVIHRRDEFRASKIMAERVIKDPKIEIKWDSVVEEVLGEQNQVGVTGVRIKNVKTGKTEEIPCSGFFLAIGHKPNSDPFKGQLDMDETGYIKTKPGSTYTSVEGVFACGDVQDKVYRQAVTAAGSGCAAAIDAERWLNEKHT; this is encoded by the coding sequence ATGAGTGAAGACATTCGGAAGGTAATTATTATCGGATCGGGACCAGCAGGACTTACAGCGGCTATTTATGCTGCACGGGCTGGTTTGAATCCCCTTGTTCTGGAGGGAATGGAACCGGGGGGGCAGTTGATGACAACAACTGAAGTTGAAAATTATCCCGGGTTTCCCGAAGGAACAAACGGTCCTGAAATGATGGATTTGTTTCGGAAACAGGCTGTTAAATTCGGTGCTGAGCCCCATTTTAAAGTGGTGAACAAAGTAGATTTTTCTAAACGTCCTTTTACTGTGTGGACAGATGATAACACCATGTACCGATCGGATACAGTGATTATCGCCACGGGTGCTTCGGCAAAATATTTGGGACTCGAATCGGAACAAAAACTTCGAGGTTATGGTGTCAGTGCCTGTGCTACCTGTGACGGATTCTTTTACAAGGATAAAGACATTGTCGTCGTGGGCGGTGGAGATACGGCCATGGAAGAGGCTCTGTTTCTGACCCGGTTTGGTAAAAAAGTGACAGTCATTCACCGCCGCGATGAATTCAGGGCTTCAAAGATTATGGCCGAGCGGGTGATAAAAGATCCAAAAATCGAGATCAAATGGGACAGTGTTGTAGAGGAAGTTTTAGGTGAACAAAACCAGGTTGGTGTGACCGGGGTCCGCATAAAAAATGTGAAGACGGGTAAAACAGAAGAAATCCCCTGTTCAGGATTTTTTCTGGCGATTGGTCACAAACCGAACTCCGACCCGTTCAAGGGACAATTGGATATGGATGAAACCGGTTATATCAAAACCAAACCCGGATCAACCTATACCAGTGTTGAAGGTGTCTTTGCCTGTGGAGATGTCCAGGATAAAGTTTATCGTCAAGCCGTTACCGCTGCCGGTTCAGGCTGTGCCGCCGCTATAGATGCTGAAAGATGGTTGAATGAAAAACATACTTAA
- the lptB gene encoding LPS export ABC transporter ATP-binding protein yields MKILKAENLVKIYGKRKVVDHVSVHAEKGEIVGLLGPNGAGKTTTFYMITGMIRPDAGRIFLDDLELTHLPMYKRARLGIGYLSQEASVFRKLTVEDNLRLVLEMMGLSKAEMMKEIDRLLGEFHIQHIRKNKAFTLSGGERRRIEIARALASHPDFILLDEPFAGIDPIAVEDIQSIILDLKKRNIGVVITDHNVHETLSITDRSYLLFEGQILKEGTAHFLAEDPDAKKLYLGEKFRLDR; encoded by the coding sequence ATGAAAATTCTGAAAGCGGAAAATCTTGTAAAAATTTATGGGAAACGGAAGGTGGTGGATCACGTATCCGTCCATGCCGAAAAAGGGGAAATTGTTGGACTCCTGGGGCCAAACGGTGCTGGTAAAACAACAACTTTTTACATGATTACCGGCATGATCCGCCCTGATGCCGGCCGGATTTTCCTGGATGATCTTGAATTGACTCATCTGCCTATGTATAAACGGGCCAGATTGGGTATTGGTTATCTTTCCCAGGAGGCTTCCGTTTTTAGAAAACTGACTGTAGAAGACAATCTGCGGCTGGTGCTGGAAATGATGGGTTTGTCCAAAGCAGAAATGATGAAGGAAATCGACCGCTTGCTGGGCGAATTCCATATTCAGCATATCCGTAAAAATAAAGCATTTACACTGAGCGGCGGGGAACGGCGACGGATTGAAATTGCCAGGGCTCTTGCATCCCATCCCGATTTCATTCTCCTGGATGAACCCTTTGCCGGTATTGACCCTATCGCCGTGGAAGATATCCAATCCATCATTCTGGATCTGAAAAAAAGAAATATCGGGGTTGTCATTACCGATCATAACGTCCATGAAACACTGAGTATTACGGATCGTTCTTATCTATTGTTCGAAGGACAAATTCTCAAGGAAGGGACAGCCCACTTCCTGGCAGAAGATCCCGATGCGAAAAAACTCTATCTGGGTGAAAAATTCAGACTTGACCGATAA
- the kdsC gene encoding 3-deoxy-manno-octulosonate-8-phosphatase KdsC has product MTDDLKKRIQKIKLLITDLDGVHTDGSFYVGAMGEMKRFHATDGAAIVLARHAEFPIAIISGRASEATRQRIKELHISPDLVYEGYMNKTIPYEKLLEKFKVSDEDVAYVGDDFIDEPVLRRAGVSFSVANAREEIRQIVDYVTTAEGGYGAVREIIELILKIQGRFETALHKMRTLYTQVES; this is encoded by the coding sequence ATGACAGATGATTTGAAAAAAAGAATTCAAAAAATAAAATTGCTGATAACAGACCTGGATGGTGTCCATACCGATGGTTCATTCTATGTTGGAGCTATGGGAGAAATGAAACGCTTTCATGCAACAGATGGTGCGGCAATTGTTTTGGCCCGCCATGCCGAATTCCCTATTGCCATTATATCGGGACGGGCATCAGAAGCAACGCGGCAACGGATAAAAGAACTCCACATCTCCCCTGACCTTGTGTATGAAGGATATATGAACAAAACCATTCCCTATGAAAAGCTTCTGGAAAAATTCAAAGTATCTGATGAGGATGTGGCGTATGTGGGTGACGATTTTATTGATGAACCGGTTTTAAGACGAGCCGGTGTTTCCTTTTCCGTTGCCAATGCCCGGGAAGAAATCCGGCAGATTGTGGATTATGTGACAACAGCGGAAGGGGGATATGGGGCCGTTCGCGAAATCATTGAACTGATTTTGAAAATACAAGGACGTTTTGAAACGGCATTGCATAAAATGAGAACGCTTTATACACAGGTTGAATCATGA
- the kdsA gene encoding 3-deoxy-8-phosphooctulonate synthase codes for MMNPLHIPPFHAGKGKPLFFILGPCVIESRHHTLYMAEMLTKMANELSIPFVFKASFDKANRTSIHGFRGPGLEEGLAILQEVRETFHMPVLTDIHDAGQAKAVAAVVDILQIPAFLSRQTDLLAAAAATEKVVNIKKGQFLAPWDMKEAVNKCFESGNQQVMLTERGSCFGYNNLVADMRAIPEMQKLDVPVVFDATHSAQLPGGRGNETGGMREFVPTLAKSAVAAGADGIFMEIHHDPDHALSDSATQWPLDKTFELISELKILAAIIRS; via the coding sequence ATGATGAATCCCTTACATATTCCACCCTTCCATGCCGGAAAGGGAAAACCTCTCTTTTTTATTCTGGGTCCCTGTGTGATTGAAAGCCGTCACCACACCCTGTACATGGCTGAAATGCTCACAAAAATGGCCAATGAACTAAGCATTCCTTTTGTTTTTAAGGCTTCTTTTGACAAGGCTAACCGGACTTCCATCCATGGTTTCAGGGGTCCCGGACTGGAAGAAGGCCTGGCTATTTTACAGGAAGTCCGGGAGACCTTTCACATGCCGGTGTTAACGGACATCCATGATGCGGGCCAGGCAAAAGCCGTCGCAGCGGTTGTGGATATTTTACAGATCCCGGCGTTTTTATCCCGTCAGACCGACCTGTTGGCGGCAGCAGCGGCAACAGAAAAAGTTGTAAACATTAAAAAAGGTCAGTTTTTAGCACCATGGGATATGAAAGAGGCAGTAAACAAGTGTTTTGAATCGGGGAATCAGCAGGTGATGCTTACCGAAAGAGGCAGCTGTTTCGGCTATAATAATCTGGTTGCAGATATGCGGGCGATTCCCGAAATGCAAAAGCTGGATGTCCCGGTGGTTTTCGATGCAACTCACAGTGCACAGCTCCCCGGGGGACGGGGTAACGAAACCGGCGGTATGCGGGAATTTGTCCCGACCCTGGCGAAATCGGCCGTTGCCGCGGGAGCAGATGGTATTTTTATGGAAATTCACCATGATCCGGACCATGCCCTGAGTGATAGTGCAACCCAATGGCCTCTTGATAAAACATTTGAACTGATCTCTGAACTGAAAATCCTGGCAGCTATTATACGGAGTTGA
- a CDS encoding KpsF/GutQ family sugar-phosphate isomerase, producing MSNPIKDAAKAIEDEINALQNLIPRLNGDFSKSVDLILNCQGRVIVTGIGKSGHIGRKIASTLSSTGTPAFFLHPAEAQHGDLGMISPEDILIIISNSGESDEIIKIMPSIRRMGLKTVGFIGNLNSTLAQRCDFLLDVSVEKEACPMNLAPTSSSTATLVMGDALAIALLKQRQFNKRDFAIRHPGGMLGKKLLLTVRDLMHQHEELPVVRIDTSVKNLVMEMTAKNLGIVGVLNDKDELIGVVTDGDLRRAVEKYENIFKCKPEDIMTRNPKKVTPGRLAVSALHQMEKYSITSVFVVQNNNSLQPIGLIHIHDILKSGIV from the coding sequence ATGAGTAATCCAATCAAGGATGCGGCAAAAGCCATTGAGGATGAAATCAATGCCCTGCAAAATCTGATTCCCCGCCTGAACGGTGATTTTTCCAAATCGGTGGATCTGATTCTGAATTGTCAGGGACGGGTCATCGTGACAGGTATCGGAAAATCTGGACACATTGGCCGAAAAATTGCGTCTACTCTCTCCAGTACAGGTACTCCTGCCTTCTTTCTCCATCCTGCCGAAGCCCAACATGGTGATTTGGGGATGATTTCTCCCGAGGATATCCTCATTATTATCTCCAACAGCGGAGAATCGGATGAAATTATTAAAATTATGCCCTCCATACGTCGTATGGGACTCAAAACCGTGGGATTTATCGGCAACCTGAATTCTACTCTGGCCCAGCGCTGTGATTTCCTTCTGGATGTCAGTGTGGAAAAAGAAGCCTGTCCCATGAATCTTGCCCCCACATCCAGCAGTACGGCTACACTGGTCATGGGTGATGCCCTGGCAATCGCTTTGCTGAAACAACGGCAATTTAATAAACGGGATTTCGCCATCCGCCATCCGGGAGGTATGTTGGGAAAGAAACTCCTCCTTACCGTCCGTGATCTGATGCATCAACATGAAGAGTTGCCTGTCGTCCGAATTGATACATCGGTGAAAAACCTTGTTATGGAAATGACGGCAAAAAATCTCGGCATTGTCGGAGTTTTAAATGATAAGGATGAACTGATCGGCGTGGTGACAGACGGGGATTTGCGACGGGCCGTGGAAAAGTATGAGAACATCTTTAAATGTAAACCTGAAGACATTATGACCCGAAATCCCAAAAAAGTCACCCCCGGACGCCTGGCTGTAAGCGCTCTTCACCAGATGGAAAAATACAGCATTACTTCCGTCTTTGTGGTCCAGAACAACAACAGCCTCCAACCGATCGGACTGATTCATATTCATGATATACTGAAATCAGGGATTGTGTAA
- the kdsB gene encoding 3-deoxy-manno-octulosonate cytidylyltransferase has protein sequence MSKSAISVLGVIPARYGSTRFPGKPLIPIGGIPMINRVARQALKTKLLDRLIVATDDDRIAETVRAGGYEALLTSPDHVSGSDRLLEVAEKVSADIYVNIQGDEPFIDPDSIDKTVSLLISRPELDVATTAVHFTSIHEWQDSNRVKVLCDDAMNVLCFSRLPIPRTLGKSLPPNVFRHVGLYVYRKDVLQAFGDLPVHPVEKEESLEQLRLLMAGFHFGITLSNHDSPSVDVPEDVKHLEQWMHLKGFE, from the coding sequence GTGAGTAAATCTGCAATATCAGTCCTTGGTGTTATTCCTGCCCGCTATGGCTCTACACGCTTCCCGGGGAAACCGCTGATTCCCATTGGGGGGATACCCATGATCAACCGGGTAGCCCGACAAGCCCTGAAAACAAAATTGCTGGATCGCCTTATCGTGGCTACGGACGATGATAGAATCGCTGAGACAGTCCGTGCCGGCGGTTATGAAGCTCTTTTAACTTCGCCGGATCATGTGAGTGGTTCAGACAGACTGCTGGAAGTGGCTGAAAAGGTTTCGGCGGATATCTATGTAAATATTCAGGGGGATGAACCTTTCATCGATCCGGATTCCATCGATAAAACCGTTTCCCTATTGATAAGCCGTCCGGAGCTGGATGTGGCAACCACAGCGGTACATTTCACATCGATCCATGAATGGCAAGATTCTAACCGGGTTAAAGTTTTATGTGATGACGCCATGAATGTCCTCTGTTTTTCCCGCTTGCCTATCCCAAGGACACTTGGCAAATCTCTGCCCCCGAATGTTTTCCGGCATGTGGGCCTCTATGTCTACCGGAAAGATGTGTTGCAGGCATTCGGTGATTTGCCGGTTCATCCTGTTGAAAAAGAGGAATCCCTGGAGCAGTTACGCCTCCTGATGGCAGGTTTTCATTTTGGCATCACTCTTTCAAATCACGATTCTCCTTCTGTGGATGTCCCCGAAGATGTGAAACATCTGGAGCAATGGATGCACCTGAAAGGTTTTGAATAA